The nucleotide window CAAGGTCGAGCGGGTCAATGAAATCGAATTCATCAAGATCCCTGGCAATCACCGGGTAAAGAGCGACGCCTGACGCTGAAACAACAGTGATGAGCGTTGTCAGTGTTTTATGCCTTTGCATAAGGGGAAAACGCTGGAATGAGAGAAACAGGCTGCTGAAGAGAGAAACACTGAATCGCTCGAAACCAGTGGTCAACGAAATCTCAGACGAAACCGTATAGAGATCCACCCTTTGGATCTCCTTACCGTTCATGGCATTTCAGAGGAGAGTCATTGCGATGGAGCAGCTCATCCCTTGCCGTTGCAGGCCTTAGCGGGGCCAGCCGCAGGCCAGAACGATCAACCAGGGCTATGAATCACACAAGCAAAACTGATCGCAGCCAGGCCAACAACCCAATCGGCACAGCCATTGGCGTCTCCGTCCGCCCCTCGAAGAGGGAGGATCACATCAGTTCCCTGTTAACTGATGGACTACCGATCCGCCGGTGTTGACGTGGAAGCCGGCAGGGCCTTTGTGGACCGGATCCGAACCAGCGTGGAGGCCACCCATCGCCCTGAGGTCGTAGGCGGGCTCGGCGGCTTTGGCGGCCTGATTCGGTTACCCGAGGGCCTGCGCAAGCCACTCCTCGTGTCTGGGACGGACGGAGTTGGCACCAAGCTGGAGCTCGCTCAGGAGCACAACAGCCACCACAACGTGGGACTTGATCTCGTTGCCATGTGTGTCAACGACGTGATCACCAGCGGAGCCGAACCGCTGTTCTTTCTCGACTACATGGCCACGGGGGCTTTGAGTCCCGACGCCATGGCTGAAGTCGTGGAGGGCATTGCCGACGGCTGCCGTCAAAGCGGATGTGCCTTGCTAGGTGGAGAAACGGCGGAGATGCCGGGCTTCTACCCACCAGGCCGTTACGACCTAGCAGGATTTTGTGTTGCCGTGGTGGAGGAGGACAACCTGATTGACGGCCGCCGCGTGAAAGCCGGTGATTCCATCCTGGGAATTGCCAGTAGCGGTGTTCACAGCAACGGCTTCAGCCTGGTTCGCAAAATCTTGGAGCGCTGCAATGAAAGAGCCGACGCCCGTATCGGCCCAGAGCAGAACCGCGTGATCGATGCGCTGCTGAAACCCACGCATCTTTACGGATCCCTTGTCAGGACTCTCCTGGCGGCGGGCACTCCCATTCACGCCATGGCTCACATCACAGGAGGCGGAATCCCTGAAAACCTGCCCCGCTGTTTACCGGATGGACTCAAAGCCAGCGTTGACCAAAACAGCTGGCCACGTCCAGATCTCTTCACTTGGTTGCAAACCCATGGGGAGCTTCAAGAGCGGGATCTCTGGCACACCTTCAACCTGGGGATCGGGTATTGCCTCGTCCTGCCGGAAACGGATGTGACTGGTGCCCGAACCCTTTGCGAAAACAGCGGATTTGAGAGCTGGGTGATCGGCCAAGTGATCCCAGCCAGTGGGCCACAGGACGCGCCAGTGGTCGGACTACCGGCCTGATGAACACAGCGGGACCCGTTGTCACATCCAGTGTGATGTGAAGCACCAAGCCCGGTTCTCTCGTTATTGTCAGGAGATACAGATCGAGCTTCAGCCGATCAACGCGACGTCAAATACGTCTAAGTAACCATGCCCTTTGAAAGGCCTCAGCGCACAACTCGGCGACGTTCTTCGGCAGGACCTACACCCCCGCGTCGCCCCGTTCTAACTAGTCATGACAGACAGACAGTGCACCGGCAGGGAGGGCCAAGACCGACCTTTCTGGCCTTAAAAGACCACGGGAAAGTCTTTGTTGCTGACATGCCATTTCTCTCTGATGGTCAGTTAGCAAATATCAGCAAGGAAGCCTCCGAAGTATTGGTCAGCCTGGAGCGACGGATCGCTGAGCTCGAATCCCTTCAGGGAGACAGGGACACTCTGATCAAAGCCTGTACGAAGCGGGACGTTACCCATCGGTTTCTGAGGGCCATCGAGGACGAGCAACAGCAACGGCGAGACAATCCAGCTATCCGGAGCGCAGCAGCCGAGTCGCTCCCGCGCACGTTCCTAGAGATCGCCAGGCACCGCCTGCCTGGCGCCACATTTGACTCGCTGTTGCAGGAAGCCCTCTCTGCCTGCGAACAATCGGTTGAGTCCCAGGTTGCTCCCACCAAACCCGATCTCAAAGTGGTGTCCTTGCCTTCCTCGAACGCATCCTTGCCGGTGGTGGTGAGCCCGGACCCTGAACCAACCGATCAGGCACTTTGAAACGGATTCTCAGGCATCCTCACGGTCACTTCGGCGCTGCTCTGGTCCAAACGCGTTCTCTCATCGGCTGACAGCGACCACATCAGAGCCTGATGAGCATCGATCACCTGGTTGGGTCGTCTCAATCCAGGGATCGGACAAGCGCCATGGGATCGGCACCAGTTAAGAGCCACCTGCACCTGAGTCACCCCTCGGGCTTCGGCGATCGAAACCATGGTCTGGCGTAATGACTCCGAGGCCGGCAACAAGCGACGGAACAAACCGCCTCGCAACGGTGTCAGCCCCTGGGGAGTCCAACCTGGCCCCCTGGCTAATACTCCGAGAGCAAGAGGGCTATAGGCAAGCACATCAATTCCGAGATCCCTGCTGATTTCCAGGAGGCCTCCAGGTTGACGCGGCTCAGGGGCCAGCAGCGAGAACTGAACCTGGATGCTGGTAAGCGGGATTCCACGGTCCTTGAGATGACGATGCAAGAGAGTCAGCCGACGAGGACCGACATTGGACACGCCGATCTCACGGACAGCGCCCTGCTCAACGAGGTCTGCCAAACCATCGAGAAGAGGACGCTCTTGCCAAGGGGCATAACGGGCTGTGCTCCAGTGCAACTGGACCCGATCCATGCAGCCTTGGAGTCGCCGTTGACTGGCAAGAAATGCCTTCACCAGCCCGCGTCGTCCGAGTCGCCAGGGGAAAGGAGCCAGTTTGGTGGCCACGGTGAGCTTGGCGCGATCCTGCGGCTGCATCGCACTCAGGAAGGCCCCCAGCAGTTCTTCACTGCGACCGTTGAGAAGTCCGGTTCCATAGGAATCAGCGGTGTCAACCAGACACAGACCTGCTGCAACCGCTTGCTGGAACGTTGTCTCCAGACTTGAGTCATCAATGTCAGCGTTGTATCCCCAGAGCAATTGATTACCCCAGGCCCAGGTCCCGAAACCGATTCCCGTCACACAGCCTCGGATCACTGCACGCCATGATCGCCTCAGAACGGCCCTAGCGATGACGTCCCACCCCGCAGAGAAGAAGTCTCACGCCAATGGGGAGCAACGACCGTCTTCGGCAGCGGGCGGTGGAGATCAAGACCCCATACTCTGCAATCACTGCGGCCGTACAGCCAGCAACGGCATCCGTTGCCTGGGAATGTGTGTTGCTGACAGTGAATACTGAGCGGTGAGATCTGTTCCGATGCTGGGGATGGCAAGCAGACGACAACGGAGCCACTGGATCGCCTTGGGTGTGATGACCAGCCTTTTGCATGTTCAGCCAGGGCATGCAGAGCCTTTTGTTGGTCGTTTCGAAACAACGAGCAACGGCTGCCGATACACCCTGTCGGACGGTAAATCTGGGGGTTGCCGCGTTGTTCAGATTGCTGGACGGTCGGCCATGGTTCTCGGCGTTCAATTCATCGGCCGCGGGCCGGTGAGGGGGTCGAGCCGCAGCCTCACATTCGTCGCGAAAACCGAAAACGGGCAGAGCTCCCCTCTCAGCTGCCATCTCGGGCGATGCCGCCTGACTGGCACAAACTGGAGTGGCACCGTCACCAGTGTTTCAGAGGCGGCCTTTGACGCCGACGGCATCGCCGAAGGAATTCCCAAGGCATGGCCTTCCAGGCAAGGGCACTGCAAGCTGGAAGCACAGCAGATTTACTGCAGAGTCGATGTGGTTACAGGAAAACAGCTCCATGCTCAGGCCAGGCTGTGAACCTCCGGTCGATGCGATGCAATCAAAGGCGGCACCCAGATTCGAACTGGGGATAAAGGATTTGCAATCCTCTGCCTTACCACTTGGCCATGCCGCCGTCCGGGGCCTTTCCTCCCCATCAAGGGATCGTATCAGCGAGGCATCCAAAGCATTGCTGGTGATCAGCAATGGGCATGGTGAGGATCTGATCGCCCTGCGCATTCTCGAGGCTCTTCACCGTCTGGAGCCACAGTGGCGGTTGAAGACACTGCCTCTGGTGGGCGAAGGTCGCTGTTTTAACCAAGCTGTTGATCAGGGATGGCTGCAACGCATCGGCCCCTCGGCTCGATTGCCGAGCGGGGGCTTCAGTAATCAGAGCCTGCGTGGTCTCCTCGCTGATCTTTTAGGAGGGCTTCCCTTGATCAGCATGAAGCAGTGGATTTGCCTGAGACAAGAGAGAACGTCTGTTGCCGGAATCCTGGCCGTTGGCGATTTACTCCCTTTGCTGATGGCCTGGACATGCCGCCGACCCTTCGGATTTGTCGGCACTCCGAAAAGCGATTACACCTGGAGCAGCGGCCCAGGCTCGAGCTTCAGCGACCGTTATCACGCATTGAAGGGAAGCGAGTGGGATCCATGGGAATGGAGCTTGATGCGAACGCGCCGATGCCGGCTCGTGGTGATGCGTGACCGACTGACAGCCCGGGGACTACGCCGTCATGGCGTCAGGGCCATGGCACCCGGCAATCCAATGATGGATGGGCTCATGGAGACCACTCCTCCCCTCGCACTCGAGCGATGCCGGCGGATTCTCCTGCTTTGCGGCAGCCGGATGCCAGAGGCCCTCCGTAACTTCCGACGCTTGTTGACCTGCCTCATCCGCCTTCCGAGCCCGGTGCCTCTCGCTGTCATGGCAGCACTCGGATCAACACCCTCTGAATCAGATTTGGTCGATACCCTGCAGCAATTGGGGTTCAGACGCTGCCCTCCCCCTAGCAGCAGCTTGCATGCAGACCAGTGCTGGGTCCGAGGCCCATTGCTGCTGCTCCTTGGGAGCGGTCGGTTTGAATGCTGGGCTGCCTGGGCTGAGGTGGGTGTCGCCACTGCCGGGACAGCAACAGAGCAACTCGTCGGCCTCGGAAAACCCGCTCTGTCTCTTCCTGGTCCTGGGCCGCAGTTCACCCGTGGCTTCGCCTCACGGCAGAGCCGCCTCCTCGGTGGTGCGGTGCAGGTTTGCGCAAACGAAATCGAATTAACTCAACAACTCACAGCCCT belongs to Synechococcus sp. WH 7805 and includes:
- the purM gene encoding phosphoribosylformylglycinamidine cyclo-ligase, encoding MDYRSAGVDVEAGRAFVDRIRTSVEATHRPEVVGGLGGFGGLIRLPEGLRKPLLVSGTDGVGTKLELAQEHNSHHNVGLDLVAMCVNDVITSGAEPLFFLDYMATGALSPDAMAEVVEGIADGCRQSGCALLGGETAEMPGFYPPGRYDLAGFCVAVVEEDNLIDGRRVKAGDSILGIASSGVHSNGFSLVRKILERCNERADARIGPEQNRVIDALLKPTHLYGSLVRTLLAAGTPIHAMAHITGGGIPENLPRCLPDGLKASVDQNSWPRPDLFTWLQTHGELQERDLWHTFNLGIGYCLVLPETDVTGARTLCENSGFESWVIGQVIPASGPQDAPVVGLPA
- a CDS encoding aldo/keto reductase, with protein sequence MTGIGFGTWAWGNQLLWGYNADIDDSSLETTFQQAVAAGLCLVDTADSYGTGLLNGRSEELLGAFLSAMQPQDRAKLTVATKLAPFPWRLGRRGLVKAFLASQRRLQGCMDRVQLHWSTARYAPWQERPLLDGLADLVEQGAVREIGVSNVGPRRLTLLHRHLKDRGIPLTSIQVQFSLLAPEPRQPGGLLEISRDLGIDVLAYSPLALGVLARGPGWTPQGLTPLRGGLFRRLLPASESLRQTMVSIAEARGVTQVQVALNWCRSHGACPIPGLRRPNQVIDAHQALMWSLSADERTRLDQSSAEVTVRMPENPFQSA
- a CDS encoding lipid-A-disaccharide synthase-related protein, with the translated sequence MLVISNGHGEDLIALRILEALHRLEPQWRLKTLPLVGEGRCFNQAVDQGWLQRIGPSARLPSGGFSNQSLRGLLADLLGGLPLISMKQWICLRQERTSVAGILAVGDLLPLLMAWTCRRPFGFVGTPKSDYTWSSGPGSSFSDRYHALKGSEWDPWEWSLMRTRRCRLVVMRDRLTARGLRRHGVRAMAPGNPMMDGLMETTPPLALERCRRILLLCGSRMPEALRNFRRLLTCLIRLPSPVPLAVMAALGSTPSESDLVDTLQQLGFRRCPPPSSSLHADQCWVRGPLLLLLGSGRFECWAAWAEVGVATAGTATEQLVGLGKPALSLPGPGPQFTRGFASRQSRLLGGAVQVCANEIELTQQLTALLENHERRQELGQRGRQRMGSSGGSEAIARALIRVLAPGG